Genomic segment of Sphingomonas sp. KRR8:
TCGGTGCCGCTGAGATGCGGCATGGCATAGTCGCTGAGCAGCAGATCGAAGTTGCTGTCGTCCTGCCGGAGCAGGTCGAGCCCTTCCGCCCCGGTCGCTGCCTCAACGACCTGATGCCCCATTTCACGCAACAGCTCCGCGGTGGTGGCACGAACTTCGGGATGATCGTCGACCAGCAAGACGGTCAGCGCCGGTCCATTGAGCAGACTGACCGGGGGCACTGCCGGCTCGTCGGGCGACTGCTCCGCAGACTGCGGCAACCAGATTTCGGCCCGTGTGCCCTGGCCCGCTTCACTCATGATTCGAAAGGCGCCCCCGGACTGCCGGGCAAAGCCGTAGACCATGCTGAGGCCGAGGCCCGTTCCCTTGCCGACCGGTTTGGTAGTGAAGAATGGCTCCAGCACTTTGTCGACCAGCTCGGCGGGAATGCCCGTGCCCTCGTCGGCCACCTGCAGCCACACGTAATTGCCGGCCGGAATGTCGAGCGAATTGTCCGCCGGAACCTCGCACGCGTCGGCCGCAATGGTGATCGTTCCGCCGTTCGGCATCGCATCGCGCGCGTTGATGATGAGGTTCATCAGCGCCAGTTCCAGCTGCGAGCGGTCGGCTAACGCGCACCAGCGCTTTTCGGGCAAGCGCCAGTCCAGCTCTACGAGACCGCCAAGCGTATGGCTCAGCAGATCATCGACGCCGCGATGCAGCGACGCCAGGTCCACCGGCGCGGGCTGAAGCTGCTGCTGACGGGCAAAGGCGAGCAGCCGCCGGACGAGTTCGGATCCCTGGTCCGCAGCGCGCCGGATCATGCCCATGATCTTGCGATGATCGTCGGCCAGTTCCGCGCGGCGTTCGATCAGGCCGACCCCGCCCAGCACCGCGGCGAGCAGGTTGTTGAAATCGTGCGCGATGCCGCCAGTCAGCTTCCCGATGGCGTCCATCTTCTGCGCATGCACCAGCTGGCTTTCCAGCGCCCGCCGTTCCGACACGTCAGTCAGCGTTCCGGCATATTCCAACGGCTGCCCGGCGGCGTCCTTCAGCAGCACGGCCTGATCGTGAAAATGCTTGTAGGTCCCGTCGGCACAGCGCCAGCGATACTCGACAGAGAGCTTGCCCGTGCGTGCCCGTTCCTCGATCGCGCGAAGCACCCGCTCCCGATCCTCATCGTGCAGGCGGGAGGCCCACAGCAACGGGTTCTCCAGCACTTCCGTGAACGGATATCCCGTCATCGCCGGAAAGTCGCCGCTGACAAACGTGGGGCAGCGCGGGTCGCAGGCCAGTGGCTCGAGATAGAGGATGATCGGCAGCGACTGAATGATCGCGGCCTGGCGCTGCTCCGCGCGCCTCAGTTCCTGCTCGGCGCGGAGCAGCTCGGCATTGGCGCGCAGGTTGGCGTCGAGCAGCGCCTGTTCGTGACGCGCCTTGCGCTCGATCTCCCGGGTCTTGGCGAACAGGTCGACGAACACCGAAACCTTGGATCGCAGCACCACCGGATCGACCGGTTTGAACACATAGTCGACCGCGCCCATCGAGTAACCGCGGATCAGGTGCTCGGCTTCCTTGTTGACCGCCGACAGGAAGACAATCGGGATGCGCTTGGTCTGCTCGCGGCTGCGGATGATCCCGGCCGTCTCGTACCCGTCCATGCCGGGCATGTAGACGTCCAGCAGTATAACGGCGAAGTCGCCCTTCAGCAGGTGCCGCAGGGCTTCCTCGCCAGACCGCGCGATCACGACTTCGCCGATGTCCTCGAGCACCGTTTCGATGGCCAGCAGGTTGCGCTCATCATCGTCGACGACGAGCACCCGGACTCGCTCGCCGGCGTCCGGCGCGCCGGCTCCAGGCACTGGCATGGACAAGCTCACAATTACTCCGCCGCCTCGATCATGATCTGGCCGGTAGAAGCGTCACGCCCGCGCGCCACCCAAACGCGCAGCAAGGCAAGCAGAAGTTCGATGTCGACGGGTTTGGCGATGTAGTCTGACGCGCCGGCATCAAGGCACTTCTGGCGGTCGCCTTTCATCGCCTTGGCCGTCACCGCGATCAGCGGCACGTCCTTGAGCTGCGGCCGGGAGCGGATCTGCTGCATCGTTTCGTAGCCGTCCATCTCCGGCATCATGATGTCGATCAGCGCGGCATCGATCCCTTCCGTTCGCTCTAGAATGGCAATGCCTTCCTTGCCGCGCTCGGCGTGAAGCACTTCCACCCCATAGCTTTCGAGCACGCTGGTCAGCGAGAAGATATTGCGAATGTCGTCATCGACGATGAGCATTTTGGCCCCGGCGAGTTCTGGCACCTCGCGGCTGGTCAATGCAGCGTCTGCGGGCGCCGACAGCCGCTTGCGGGCGGGCTTGCGAGCCTTCGCCAACAGGTCGCGGAACACCTTGCCAAGTTCGGCCTGATCCGCCGGCTTTTCGGTTAC
This window contains:
- a CDS encoding response regulator, which produces MPVPGAGAPDAGERVRVLVVDDDERNLLAIETVLEDIGEVVIARSGEEALRHLLKGDFAVILLDVYMPGMDGYETAGIIRSREQTKRIPIVFLSAVNKEAEHLIRGYSMGAVDYVFKPVDPVVLRSKVSVFVDLFAKTREIERKARHEQALLDANLRANAELLRAEQELRRAEQRQAAIIQSLPIILYLEPLACDPRCPTFVSGDFPAMTGYPFTEVLENPLLWASRLHDEDRERVLRAIEERARTGKLSVEYRWRCADGTYKHFHDQAVLLKDAAGQPLEYAGTLTDVSERRALESQLVHAQKMDAIGKLTGGIAHDFNNLLAAVLGGVGLIERRAELADDHRKIMGMIRRAADQGSELVRRLLAFARQQQLQPAPVDLASLHRGVDDLLSHTLGGLVELDWRLPEKRWCALADRSQLELALMNLIINARDAMPNGGTITIAADACEVPADNSLDIPAGNYVWLQVADEGTGIPAELVDKVLEPFFTTKPVGKGTGLGLSMVYGFARQSGGAFRIMSEAGQGTRAEIWLPQSAEQSPDEPAVPPVSLLNGPALTVLLVDDHPEVRATTAELLREMGHQVVEAATGAEGLDLLRQDDSNFDLLLSDYAMPHLSGTDVVAKARAFRPDLPALLITGYADADEIQARPADIAILSKPFTPLELATALNSATKVSAAA